Below is a window of Sulfurisphaera ohwakuensis DNA.
GATGGATAGACGTAAATTTCTTGAATTATACCGACTTTCTGTGGTATATAGAATTCCCTATCACTAATAAATACTCTCGCCCCACCTACTACCTTTCCATCTTCCTCAACTACAATTAATAATACGTCATCTTTATTAAACGATTTCTTTATAGATTCTCTTACTTTTTCTTCTAGATCTTGAGGAACTTCCAGTAGAGGATCAAATTCTGAGTTTAATCTATACATTCTAGCAAACATATCTGTTAATGCTTCTATGTCTTTTTCGATTGCTTTTCTTATCATAAACTCAACCTCCTGGCTCTTAGAATTCTTTCTTTAGCAGACTCTAAAAATTCACGATAAGATAATTTTAGTCTAGCATAACCTAATTCTACTGCTTTAGTAGCTACTGCAGCAGCCATTCTATAGTATACTTCTATCTCATCCATTCTTGGAATAATATAATCTTCTCTTAGTCCTTTCTCTTCAGCATATTTGGCAAGTTCTTCTGCAGCAGCTATTATCATCTCGTCAGTGATTTTCTTTGCTCTACTGTCTAATACTCCTCTAAATACTGCTGGAAATATTAGAGAATTGTTTACCTGATTCGGGAAGTCACTCCTTCCTGTTGCTACAATTACTGCACCGGCTTCTTTGGCTTCATTGGGATATATCTCTGGAACTGGATTTGCTAATGCAAATACTATAGGCTTATTCATCATTCTAATTAGTTTTTTATCTATTCTAACCTCTGGTGAAGAAGCAGCAATTAGGATATCTGCACCTTTAAATGCTTCCTCAATTGTTTTTACTCTCTCGCCATTTGTCTGTATAGCTAACTCGTATTTCCATGGATGTTTAAACATTAAAGAATCAACATCCCCTCTTTCGGCATATAGTGGTCCTTCTTTGTCTATCAAAACCATATTCTTAGGGTTAAAACCATATTTTATTAACAATCTTGCAGTCGCTATGTTTGCAGCTCCAGCACCCATAAGAACTATTTTAGAATTCTTATCTTTGCCAGTAAGCTTTATCGCGTTAATTAAACCAGCGAGGACAGCACCAGCTGTGCCTTGTTGATCATCATGCCATACTGGTATATTTAGAGTTTTTTGAAGTTCTTCTAAAATAAAGAAACATTTTGGAGATTCAATATCTTCTAAGTTTATTCCGCCAAAAGCTGGTTCTATTGCTTTAGCGACTTGTATAAATTCCTCCTTATCTGAAACTTTTATAGGTAAAGGAAAAGCATCAACACCTCCTAGAAATTTAAATAGCAAAGCTTTTCCTTCCATTACGGGTAGTGAAGCTATAGGTCCAACATTACCTAATCCTAATACTCTGCTGCCATCTGTTAAAATTGCTATAGTATTCCATCTACTGGTTAGCTCAAAACTTTGATTCTCGTCCTTCTGTATTTCTTTAACTAATTCTGCTACTCCAGGCGTATAGATTAAAGCGAAATCTTCGTAAGATCTAATGGGAATTTTAGGCATTATCTCTAATTTCCCTTGGTATTTCTTAGCTAATGATATTGCCATAAATAATTCTAAACTTTATGTATTTTTAAAATTTTCCTCAAATCGTGAAATGAATGAAAATTCTTATTATTTTAGTTTTTAAAAGAATATGGGAAAAACTTATATAATTATTTTCGATTTAAGATTTAAGATGAATAGATCCATAGTCGCTGTTATAGTAATAGTTGTATTAGTTATAGCTTTTTTCTCAATATATTATATATCTAGGTTAAGTAATGCAAGTACCATACCGGCTGGGAAATTTGTAAAAATCAGTAACGTGGATTTAGCTCCTAAAGGCGAGGTAATAGTTGTTGAACAATCATGGTATGGATGTCCAGTAGGTGCAGCGGCATCTTGGGCTATATATAATGTGTTAAAAAACTATGGAAATATAACTTTTGAATTTCACTATTCTGATCCGGATCATAACCCAGCTAATATTCCAGGGTTAATATTCCTTAACTTTACGCCAACATCAATAGTAAGATTTTATGATGGATATGTTTATAATGAGTACTTAAATGCCTCATATAATGGAACTCCTATACCACAAAATGAATTAGTACTAATTGGAGAAGAAATTCTAAAAGAAGAATATGCAAGTATGGGATTAAACCCACAAGTGGCAAATTATATTATTCAATATGAGACGCAAGTACCTATACAACAATATGGAAAACCATCAGCATATTATGTTCAACCTCCTCATCTTAACTTTGCTATCTTAATATCTGGACCTAACGGTACATATATAATCACTACTCCAATAGTTAATCCTAATATTCTCTCTGGTTACTCTCCTCAATATGTTTATTCCCACCTAGATAACTTCCAGCAAATAATACAAGCATCACAAATGATACAACAAGTAATACTTGAAGCAGCAGGACCTTTAGCAAGTGAATGTCCTACTTAAAATTTTTTAGTCTTTTTTTCACATATTATAATATGAGTTCTGAAGATGAGTTAATAAAGTATATTTTGGAAAATTATAAAAATATAGCAACAATTGGATTTTCAAAAGATCCTTCTAAACCTGCTCACCAAGTTCCTAAGTTTCTGATAAGTAAAGGATATAATGTTTATCCAGTAAATCCTTCAGCTGATGAAATATTAGGTAGGAAAAGCTACAAGTCCTTGTTAGAGATTCCGGATAAAATTGACGTTGTTGAAGTATTTAGACCTTCTTCAGAAGTTCCTAAAATTGTTGATGAAGTCCTTGAGAGGGTTAAACAAAAGGGTGATGTTAAAGTAATATGGTTACAAGAAGGGATTAGAAATGACGAAGCTGCTGAAAAAGCAAGAAAATCTGGTTTAATTGTTATTCAAGATAGATGTATGTATAAGGAGTATATGAAGAAAATCGGTAGAGTAGAAAATCCTCCACCAGTTTCTAAGATTGAATAATTTTTTAATGCGTTATTTTTTAAATTAAATTATGAGAAGTCTTTTCTACTTATCAATCATTATTCTTCTCTTACTACCCCTTACAACTTATTCTCAGGTTTCGTTTTCAAAAATACCTTTTACTGCCAGTATAATCTATACAACACCTTCCTCGATCTCAAGTCACATATTTTATCTTTGCGTATTAGCTAGTGGATACATGAGTGTAAATTTAGTTAGTGAGTCTACGCAGTTTAATATATCGTCTATTACAACGTATATAGCTGGAATAAATATTCCTAGATTTCCACTTAATGGTTTAGTCGTGTCCACCCCCAAACTTATTGGGGATAAAGTTTATTTCATATATATACCAGGTGTGAATTCTATTTCTCCTAACTTTACAATCACTAAAGCTAATTTGGGGTATGCCATATTTAATAGTAGTTGGGGCAGCGTGTATAACTTGATTGATAAGGGAATTGTTGAAGATTTTGATATTTATAACAACACAATTTATGTATTATGGAAAGCGTCTTATAATAGTTCTAGTGTATATCTATTAACCTTTACTACTTCTGGTGAAGTTATAAGAAATGAAAGCATAAAAATTCCCAATGCCTCGTCAATAGTGGTTTCTGAAAATTTGGGTATTATAGGAAATACGTCTATCTCTGAGTTGAAATCATTAAGTCTTTCATTCTCTAGCGTTTCAACCTTTCAAGGTCATTACTTTATAGTAAATCTAAGTGACGGAAAGATAGTATACCAGATACCTCAATACAATGGAATTGAACCTTCTTACGTAAGCGTTTCAAATAATACTCTTCTAGTCTCCTATACGACAAATACCTCTAGTTACTTAGTATTATACAATATCACGACAGGAAAATTAATCAGCTATAAATACTTTAATGGAATTGTAATAGGATATATAAATAAGAATTTTATATTAGTAGAAAATATGAAAAAATCTTCCTTAAGTGGTGTAAATATTAACATAATTCTCTTTAATAAGGATTGGAACGAAATTTATGAAACTTCTATAAGTTCATTAACCTCATATCTATTAGCTGACGGTTTAATCGTTAACTCTAGTTCGGTCACTGCAATAATAACAAAAATAGATACTCAAATATCTTTTAGTCAAATTTCTATAACCTCTAATCTGGAGGTAAAAATCTTATTACAAGCACCTAAACCGTTTACAATCTCTGTTATTCAATTACATTATACTAATTACACAACTCTTGAAATAAGTTGGAATGAGATGATCGCTTCTAGGTATGAGGTCTTCTTGAATAGCACTCTTATAGCAAACATTACGCAGGAATTTACAGAATATAATGTCACAACTAATTCTACTTATGTTATAAAAGTCATAGCAATTAATCTCCTTGGAGAAATCGAAGAGATGACCATTATTCATGTCACAGTATACCCCTCAATAAGTAAAAAGAGTACGAACACGACTACGTCGACTACAAGCTCTTCTACAGTTATTCAAACTATTACTAGTAGTACGCAAATAGAGAGTCAGACCAATACCTCAGCTACTACTTTTGTCCATAATACAGTTAATGTTAATTCTAGCAATCCTTCTAAACAAAGTTCAGTTACTTCCCTTCAAACCTCTAAAACCGCATATATTACAATAATCTTTGTAATAATAGGAGCCATAATTCTTGCATTCATAGTTAGGAGAAAATAAATTAGTAAGTTTTTACATTCAGTTCTACTTTTTCAGAAACTACCTTTACTTTAACCCCCTTATTAAGGGGTATAGGGCCGACTATAGAACCAGTAGATACATAACCTGAAACTTCTCCAACCTTCTTAATTAACCATTTTAACATCCCTAGGTGGTCTCCATAAATGAAATTAGACTTTCCTTTAGCTTGTAATTCCCCATCTATATATAATGAGACTTCTGACGGTTGTTTATTAATCCTTTCTCCTAAATAAACTAGTCCAGAAGCCATATCATCAGCTTTTAATTGGAAAACTGTAAGTCTATTAAGAGGGGCATTAAATCTAGTCATCGGAATTTCTATTCCTAAATAAGTTTCTGAAATACAAGAATTTAGATTATCTTCTCTACATCTATTTGCTTTTACTATAACTTCTATTTCCGCATATGCGTATTTAAAAGGAATCGTAATATTATTGTCCATTATAATCATTTTTTGTGTTAGTATTCCGTACTCAGGTTCTATAATATTAAATCTATTTAATGACTCTGGTGTTACAAAAGATATCTTATATCCGCCAAACCCTTCATCTTTCACCAGTCTTTCACTAAAAAGAGCAAAAATCTTTTCTGCTTCTTCTTTCCCTACTTCGAAAGGTTCTACAACTTTTTTCTCTTTATACGCATTGTAAAGCAAATCAACTTTTTCTTCAATTCTCATAAAAGATACTGAACTAGTTTAATTAAAAAATTTTATATTGCAACCAACAAATATAACGTATGGCATCCATTTGTGAGATCTTTCCATTAATTGCAAAGCTTACTTCTGAAGGAAAAAGGGTTGTTTTAGTAAATGAAGAAGGAAAGAGAAGTGTGTTCGTTGAAGATAAGCTAATAATTGGATATAAGGAACATGAGAAAATTGCTAAAGAAGCATTAGAAAAAGGAAGGGTAGAAGCTACAGTTAACGGTAAGAAAATTATTGCAGAAGTAGTAGAACCCAGACCTTCATTAATAATAGTTGGTTCCGGTTTGATAGCAAAGGCAATTGCTAGACTTGCTACAGCAATGGGATACTTAGTAGCTGTAATTGGTAATAATGATATTAATGAAGAAGACTTTGCTGGAGTAAATTTCATTTCTAATACTTTAGGCGTTTTAGATCAAATGGTAACAGAAGATTCATTTGTGATTATAGCTAATGAAGGAGGAAAACCTTATGACGTTGACGCCGCATTTATTGCCATTAATAAAGCAAGATATGTTGGATTCTTAGCAAGCCAAAAGAGGGCGGCATATACAATTGCTCAGCTAATAAAGAGAGGAATAGATATAGAAACTTTAAAACAGAAATTTTATTCCCCTCTTGGTTTAGATCTTAATGCTAAGACTGCTGAGGAAATAGCTTTAAGTGCATTAAGCGAGGTTGTTAAAATCTTAAGAGGAGGTAGTGGAAAGCATATGAGAGAAATTAAAGATCCTTATGTATATCTAAAAGATGCGTTAGAGGGAAAAATCGAAGAAAAGTGTAGTTTTAAACCCCAGACTTTATCCACCTAAAAAATGCCACATACCTATATAAGGTATGAGTGCTACCACAAACATTTTTCTATCGTTAACATACCTTGATAGTATTTCTAGCATCACAGAATAATAGTTTTCTCTCGCATATTCTAAGGCTTTATCTAATTCTTTCTTATCATTTCTTATAACACTTATTATAATTCCTACCAACGCTTTATCTATTCCCTCTTCTTTATTCTTTATCTGATTTGCTATAAAATCAAAGAATTTGCTTTTATCTTCAGCTCCAAGTAAAATTTCCGAGGATATATATATAAGGAGGTCAAGTGTTGTACCACTAAATAATCTAGGCTTTTCTTCCATCCCAAGTACTCTTTTTGCTATATAGGAAGCTATAGATAAAGATCCTTTTACATCTGGCTCATAAACTATATTAGATAAATTTTCTAGCTCCGTTATGTCTTGTAATACTGATTTATATTCATATTTACCCCCAGATATCAAACTCTTCATTAGCTTTATCTGATATATTTTAAGTAAATCCATGGCTTCCTCATCTTTAATTTTTCCAGATTTTAACTTGTTCTTTATCCTAGTATACCAATTAAGCATTAATTTTTCAGCCAATTCTATTGTAGCCCTAGCTGACTCCTCCTTTGGATGTGTTAGAAGTAAAGTATAACCTATACCAGCATCTAATCTATCCTTAAGTTCATCAATATAATCATGGATTCCGTTATTTATAGGAAAGAAATCCTTTAAATGCGGATCATCAGTACTTATTTTATTACTTTTAACAATAGAATAGCTTTTCCTAAACTTATCATATATCATTGCTAGTTTTAGCAAGTCATGATTAGAAAGGGAATATATACCGAGAAAGCCATAACCTAAGGTTGCCCATAAAGGATTGTCGAAACTAAGATCATCTAGCGAACCGTCATTGTAATCAAGAAGAGATTTTAAAAATATAGAATATTTGCTTTCATTCTCCACATTATAAAATATTTTCTTTATTTTATCTATATTATCTCTAGAGTATTTCAAATAATTGAAAAGCATTGCAATAATTTTATATGAACTTTTTTTAAGGTAATTAATATTAGTTAAGATATCATCTAAAACGAATCTTATCCATTCAACCTTGCCATTTTTAGATACAGATAAAAGTATATCTATCGCTAATGAGTAACAATTTTCATCTGCTCTCTTCATTAATATTCCTTTAATTCTTGCTAAGGTCTCGTAAGGTTGTTTTAAATAGCCAAGTTCCTTACAGTATCTTTCTACGTCTATCTTATCCTTTATCTTCTCTACAATATATGGCAGTATAATTTTCACAAAGGAAAGATTATTATCAAAATATGTGTTAAGTTCTGATACTATATTAGGTTCATTTCCTTCGTTTATGGTTAAATAAGAATAGGCCTCTAATACGTTATCTACAGCCTCGCTTGTTCTAATACTATTAACTATTTCCTCACTAATCTTTCTTAGTAAGTCGTCAACATCTATCTGATCTAAAACATCAGTATAATAATCTGGAGATTTTGGAATTCTAAAGGGAATATTGCATTTCGAAAACCATTTTAGTATTAAATCATTATCATTTACATTTTTCCTTCCAGTACTTTTTAAAACAAATAAGGAAATTTGTATAGGAATAGAAGTATTGTATTTGTCATAAATTGCTAAAATAGGAGAATACCATAGTATTTTATTCGGATCAGCATCAAATATTACATTGTATACATATTCCCAGTAATCATAATAGAAATTTTCTAGTGCTTTATTAACAGTAGTTTCTATGTTATCAGTTTGGAACATTATTATATAATGCATAGGTATTGCAGCAATTCTTTCATCTAATCGTAAAGTTAGTCCCTTGTCTTTTGACAGAGAATAAATAAATCTTTCATTTGTAAAGATTTTAAATACGTTATTTATTTCTAAGCTTTGAAATAAGTCTTCAGTAAGTACATAAAGAGTTCTCTTTCTATCACTTTTCAATTTTTCTATACTAGTGTAATTGCCGGTAATATCATGATAATCCACCAAGTCAATTTGGAGTTTATGCTCTAAAGACCTCTTTCTTATTAATTCAGCTATAGTACTTTTTCCAGTCTTTAAATTACCTAAGAGTACAACATTATTCCCCCTCATCAGTTCAGCTACGGCTAAATTTACAATATCAACATACTCTGGATAAGGGATTGTTGAGATATCTTCTTCTTCTGTAGAATAATCAAAAATACTTAATTCTCTCTTTGCTTGACCGGGTAATAAACCTAATGAAGAATCAATAAGATAATAAATTATCTCCTTCCATATTGGTGAGAGCTTCTCCCAATCCTCACGTAAATTAGTACCTTTGTACACATTTTTTAGTAATTCTTGTGGAGAGTGAAATTGGTTCTCATTTATGTACAATATCCTTCTGAACTTATTAAAGATCTTTAACGATTCATCAATCTTTTTCATATTGGATAATTTTATACCTTCGGTTAGAAGTGCTGGAATATACGTAGAATAACCTTTTAGAATAAGAATAGAATAATCAAGTATTTTCGGTGTATCTTCTTTATTTTTTAGTTTTTTTGAAACATAACTTATTGCCTTATAAGGAGATATAGTTATTATATTCCCTCTTATTTTTAGGTCACCTTCACCGATATTTACATTGTTTAAAAGTAAATCAATTACATAACTTCTACCTACTATCTTATATGTTGATTTAGATTTTATATAATCGCGCCAGTTCTGTAATTCATCAACACTATTGAACTCTCTAGGAACTTCAACACATTCCGGACAATATTTTTTAACTAAATTTTCCATGTAGGGAAGAACCCTTATAATTATCCTATCCTTCTTCAAAAATGCCTTAAGACTTGTAAGAGAGGTAATTTTTCTCATATCTTGAGTATTTTATAGGATAAGGTATAAAACCATTAGCCAAAGACTCAAAACCTAAAATGTTAGGCTACATATATTAATTCGTGAAAAGAAAAAACAAAAACATGACTGTCAAGGAAATAGAACCTTGGGGAGTGAACGTACCCTACA
It encodes the following:
- a CDS encoding GNAT family N-acetyltransferase, whose protein sequence is MIRKAIEKDIEALTDMFARMYRLNSEFDPLLEVPQDLEEKVRESIKKSFNKDDVLLIVVEEDGKVVGGARVFISDREFYIPQKVGIIQEIYVYPSYRRKGIGEEIINYIEKELKEKGIDTVLARFPAKNVIATSFYVKKGFRELHNEYIRNIE
- a CDS encoding NAD(P)-dependent malic enzyme, which codes for MAISLAKKYQGKLEIMPKIPIRSYEDFALIYTPGVAELVKEIQKDENQSFELTSRWNTIAILTDGSRVLGLGNVGPIASLPVMEGKALLFKFLGGVDAFPLPIKVSDKEEFIQVAKAIEPAFGGINLEDIESPKCFFILEELQKTLNIPVWHDDQQGTAGAVLAGLINAIKLTGKDKNSKIVLMGAGAANIATARLLIKYGFNPKNMVLIDKEGPLYAERGDVDSLMFKHPWKYELAIQTNGERVKTIEEAFKGADILIAASSPEVRIDKKLIRMMNKPIVFALANPVPEIYPNEAKEAGAVIVATGRSDFPNQVNNSLIFPAVFRGVLDSRAKKITDEMIIAAAEELAKYAEEKGLREDYIIPRMDEIEVYYRMAAAVATKAVELGYARLKLSYREFLESAKERILRARRLSL
- a CDS encoding DUF929 domain-containing protein, whose protein sequence is MNRSIVAVIVIVVLVIAFFSIYYISRLSNASTIPAGKFVKISNVDLAPKGEVIVVEQSWYGCPVGAAASWAIYNVLKNYGNITFEFHYSDPDHNPANIPGLIFLNFTPTSIVRFYDGYVYNEYLNASYNGTPIPQNELVLIGEEILKEEYASMGLNPQVANYIIQYETQVPIQQYGKPSAYYVQPPHLNFAILISGPNGTYIITTPIVNPNILSGYSPQYVYSHLDNFQQIIQASQMIQQVILEAAGPLASECPT
- a CDS encoding CoA-binding protein, with the translated sequence MSSEDELIKYILENYKNIATIGFSKDPSKPAHQVPKFLISKGYNVYPVNPSADEILGRKSYKSLLEIPDKIDVVEVFRPSSEVPKIVDEVLERVKQKGDVKVIWLQEGIRNDEAAEKARKSGLIVIQDRCMYKEYMKKIGRVENPPPVSKIE
- a CDS encoding XdhC family protein; the encoded protein is MASICEIFPLIAKLTSEGKRVVLVNEEGKRSVFVEDKLIIGYKEHEKIAKEALEKGRVEATVNGKKIIAEVVEPRPSLIIVGSGLIAKAIARLATAMGYLVAVIGNNDINEEDFAGVNFISNTLGVLDQMVTEDSFVIIANEGGKPYDVDAAFIAINKARYVGFLASQKRAAYTIAQLIKRGIDIETLKQKFYSPLGLDLNAKTAEEIALSALSEVVKILRGGSGKHMREIKDPYVYLKDALEGKIEEKCSFKPQTLST